Proteins from one Strix aluco isolate bStrAlu1 chromosome 10, bStrAlu1.hap1, whole genome shotgun sequence genomic window:
- the LOC141927711 gene encoding LOW QUALITY PROTEIN: olfactory receptor 4S2-like (The sequence of the model RefSeq protein was modified relative to this genomic sequence to represent the inferred CDS: inserted 1 base in 1 codon) — protein sequence MRTVAKTCFSLFLIFYATTVLGNLLILTMIKTSEQLNSAMYFFLSYLSSVDISYSTVTAPKLIYDLPVEKKTISFVGCIAQGHFFGCTEIFLLTVMACDRCVAICRLLHYTNIVNNXVCGWLVAASWVGGFVPSVGQTLLAIWLPFCGPNEIDHYFCDVHPSPKLACTDIYITGVIVAANSGGISLSCSVVLVVSYAVIVVSLRTRSAKGRLQALYRCSSHIAVVVLFFGPCVFIYMRPSTTFSADKMVSVFYTIITPTLNPLIYTLRNEEVKKAMKKLWIRKVKRSEK from the exons ATGAGGACAGTAGCAAAAACGTGCTTCTCATTATTCTTAATCTTCTATGCCACCACTGTTCTTGGAAACCTGCTTATCCTCACTATGATAAAGACAAGTGAACAGCTGAACTCTGCCATGTACTTCTTCCTGAGCTACTTGTCTTCTGTAGACATCAGTTACTCTACTGTCACAGCTCCCAAACTCATTTATGACCTTCCTGTTGAGAAGAAGACCATCTCTTTTGTGGGCTGCATAGCTCAAGGCCATTTCTTCGGGTGCACTGAGATCTTCCTTCTCACAGTGATGGCCTGTGATCGTTGTGTCGCTATATGCAGGCTGCTTCATTACACAAATATTGTGAACA ATGTCTGTGGCTGGCTGGTGGCAGCTTCTTGGGTGGGGGGCTTTGTACCCTCAGTGGGGCAGACCTTGCTGGCCATTTGGCTACCGTTTTGTGGGCCCAATGAGATTGACCACTACTTCTGTGATGTTCACCCTTCACCAAAGCTGGCCTGCACTGACATCTACATCACTGGTGTCATCGTGGCTGCCAATAGTGGTGGGATTTCCCTGAGCTGTTCTGTTGTTCTTGTTGTGTCCTATGCTGTTATCGTGGTTTCTTTGAGGACACGCTCTGCCAAAGGGCGTCTCCAAGCACTCTATAGATGTAGTTCCCACATCGCTGTTGTAGTTCTGTTCTTTGGGCCATGCGTTTTCATCTATATGcgcccttccaccaccttctcaGCAGACAAGATGGTCTCTGTGTTCTACACCATCATTACGCCTACGCTCAATCCCTTAATCTACACCCTCCGAAATGAAGAAGTGAAAAAGGCCATGAAAAAGTTGTGGATCAGAAAAGTGAAGAGAAGTGAGAAATGA